Part of the Pseudomonadota bacterium genome is shown below.
GCACGAGGTCATCGATACACGCCTGGTGCCCAAGCTCGCGCAGGTCTCGGGCGTCGGCATGGTGAGCCTGGCCGGCGGCCAGAAGCCGGCGGTGCGCGTGCAATTGAATCCGCGCGCCTTGGCCGCCCATGGCCTCAATCTCAACGACGTGCGCACCGCCATCGTCGATGCCAACGTCAACACGCCCAAGGGCAGCGTCGATGGCCCCCTGCGCGCCGCGACCCTGAACGCCAACGATCAGCTGCGCAGCGCCGAGGAGTACCGCAAGCTGGTATTGAGCTATCGCGATGGCGCTGCGCTGCGCCTGCAAGACGTGGCGAGTGTCAGCGACGGCGCCGAGAACGCCGAGCTCGCGGCCTGGGCCAATGGCGCCGAGGCCCTGATCGTGAACGTGCAGCGCCAGCCCGGCGCCAATGTCATCGCCACGGTCGACCGCATCCGGGCCTTGTTGCCGCAGCTTGCCGCCAGCCTGCCGGCCGCCATCAAGCTCGAGGTGTTGTCCGACCGCACGCTCACCATTCGCGCCTCGATCGACAGCGTGCGCCACGAACTGCTGCTGTCCATCGCGCTGGTGGTGGGCGTGATCTTCCTGTTCCTGCGCAGCGCACCGGCCACGCTCATTCCAAGCATCGCCATTCCACTGTCGCTGATCGGCACCTTCGCCGGCATGTACCTGGCCGGCTTCAGCATCAACAACCTGACCCTGATGGCGCTGACCATCGCCACCGGCTTCGTGGTCGACGATGCCATCGTCGTCATCGAGAACATCGCGCGTCATGTCGAGGCCGGCGAATCGCCGCTGGAAGCCGCGCTGCACGGCGCCGGCGAGATCGGCTTCACCATCATCTCGCTGACCTTGAGCCTGCTGGCGGTGCTGATCCCCCTGCTGTTCATGCAGGACGTGGTCGGGCGATTGTTCTTCGAATTCGCCGCGACACTGGGCATGGCCATCCTGATCTCGGCGTTCCTGGCCCTGACCCTGGTGCCGGCCCTGTGCGCGCGTTTCCTGCGCGCACGGACCGACGGACACGCGCGGCATGACGGCGCGTTCGCGCGTCTCACCGCGGGCTACGGCCGCGCCTTGCACGGCGTGCTCGATCATTCCGTCGTCACCTTGCTGGTGGCGGTCGCCACGCTGGCGGTGACGGTGCTGCTCTACCTGGCGGTACCGAAGGGTTTCTTTCCCATCCAGGACACCGGCCTGCTGCAGGCCACCACCCAGGCGCCGGCCTCCATTTCGTTTGCGGCGATGGCCGAACGTAGCCAGGCCGTGAGCCGCATCGTGCTGGCCGACGCGGCGGTGGCGAGCGTGTCGTCGCTGGTCGGCGTGGACGGCAACAACCCCACGCTCAACAGCGGGCGCATGCTCATCAATCTCAAGCCGCGCGCCGAGCGGGCCGAGGATGCCCTGACCGTCATGCATCGCCTCGACGCGGCGCTGCTTGCCGCGCCCGGCATCGAAGTCTATTTGCAGCCGGTGCAGGATCTGACCATCGAGACGCGGGTGTCACGCACCCAGTATCAATTCAGCCTGCGCGCCGGCAGCTTCGACGAGTTGTCGCAGTGGGTGCCGCCGCTGCTCGAGCGCCTGCGCGCGCGACCGGAACTGGCCGACGTGGCGAGTGACCTGGTGGACGACGGCCTCATCGCCCACCTCGCCATCGATCGCGACACCGCCAGTCGTCTCGGCATCAGC
Proteins encoded:
- a CDS encoding MdtB/MuxB family multidrug efflux RND transporter permease subunit — protein: MNPSRPFILRPVATSLVMVGILLAGLIGYRLLPSAALPEVDYPTIQVTTLYPGASPEVMISTVTAPLERQFGQMPGLKQMLSTSSAGASVVTLTFTLNLALDVAEQQVQAAINAATSFLPDDLPMPPVYNKVNPADAPILTLAITAEGMPLPKVHEVIDTRLVPKLAQVSGVGMVSLAGGQKPAVRVQLNPRALAAHGLNLNDVRTAIVDANVNTPKGSVDGPLRAATLNANDQLRSAEEYRKLVLSYRDGAALRLQDVASVSDGAENAELAAWANGAEALIVNVQRQPGANVIATVDRIRALLPQLAASLPAAIKLEVLSDRTLTIRASIDSVRHELLLSIALVVGVIFLFLRSAPATLIPSIAIPLSLIGTFAGMYLAGFSINNLTLMALTIATGFVVDDAIVVIENIARHVEAGESPLEAALHGAGEIGFTIISLTLSLLAVLIPLLFMQDVVGRLFFEFAATLGMAILISAFLALTLVPALCARFLRARTDGHARHDGAFARLTAGYGRALHGVLDHSVVTLLVAVATLAVTVLLYLAVPKGFFPIQDTGLLQATTQAPASISFAAMAERSQAVSRIVLADAAVASVSSLVGVDGNNPTLNSGRMLINLKPRAERAEDALTVMHRLDAALLAAPGIEVYLQPVQDLTIETRVSRTQYQFSLRAGSFDELSQWVPPLLERLRARPELADVASDLVDDGLIAHLAIDRDTASRLGISSADIDNALYNAFGQRLVSTVFTQNNLYRVVLEVAPPWQQGLAALEHVHLVGSDGRAVPLSSLVRIEERQGLLAINHSAQFPAATISFNLAPGVALGAALDAIDSVKRELALPASIETELEGAALAFDASLSSTLLLVLAAVVVMYIVLGVLYESYIHPITILSTLPSAAVGALLALMAARSELGIVAVIGIVLLIGIVKKNAIMMIDFALVAERERGLAPREAIHQACLLRLRPILMTTFAALLAALPLMLSQGVGAELRQPLGLTMVGGLLVSQLLTLFTTPVIYLCFARYTSPRAVAEARA